ttaaattttaaatatttttgaattttaaaatttgaatctaatttttttaaaattatataatatatatttttgaaaactttttatttataaaaatctaaataaattgacaaataaaataaacatagagCCATTAAAAATAAggtaaattatttatatagccACCCAACTATTAGTTCACTTCTATTTGACTCAcggaattattaaaaatttcaattgggtaTTCTAAGTTTAGATTCAAGTTCAATTGGGTCACTTAGGCTAACTTCGTTAATAGCTTGCTGACATGGTATGCCATGTCATTCCCTATTGCCATATCATTATGCTATGAGGACCAAGAATCAAATTTGTTGAGACACATTGTTACAACCTATATcactaaaaaaattggaaaaatgaaaaatcaaattattttttgtttatttgacaTGAAGAATCAGTTATATGAGTTGATTAACTCCAAAGTAAAAAGGGCTTTTATTCCGTTGCCATGCTGATGTAGCAAGTGGGCATGATATGTATGACATATTATGCCAGCATGCTGTTAACGGAGGTGACCCAattgaaaaagtaaatataaaattagaatactcaattatatattttttttaattatgtggcTAAAATAGGAGTAACTGAATAGTTGAgtgattatttaaatatttttttaataaccaaataaatttcattatacaatttaaaatagggaaaattatgttttagtccctgaaagtttCCAAACTTCCCTAAAACttcctctgacatttgaatttgacagACAGTCCCTCCTATTTTATTTTGCTGACGGTTTGGTCCCTGGCTTGTAACTCCGTCAGTTAACTTCATTTAATATTCCATTTTTGCCTTGCTAGTTTGAGGGAAAGCTGGCGCCCCGTCTGATCAACTTTTGGAAAATAGTACTGTTGTCAGTTTTAACTTTACATGCTTCTTTAACCCAAGctgcattcttcttcttcttccatcatcctttttgttggtttttttgtttctatctACGCATGATAGATAGATTTGTCTCTTCCCCGTTGTTCTGGTTTTATTTTGCACTCTTGTACTTTGAATATTTCTTCACTCGGAAGACAATTCGTGTGAGCTTCTCCacacttgttttggttttattttttgtggtcaTGCAATTGTTAACCATGCTTTCTTCATGCAGGCAGCCAATAGATACCTTTTGCGCAGTTGCTAGGTATAGGGGGAAGGGCCGAGTCCTCCAGTTCACAGCGTTGACTCCTTGGGAGTCAATTCTAGATGAGATATGTCAAAGATGGGAGCTTGACATTGGCACTGTGAaagtgaagtttgtcacacccAATGCAAACCGAACTATTTGTCCCATTGATTCTGAAATTGACTTTAAGCGTATGtgccaaatatatcaaatactaaACAGCGTTGTCATTGCCCTTATTGTTGATGCAGATGCAAATGTTGTAGACATGTCATTGTGTTCTTCACTCCCGTCGTAAATATCCTTTCTTTGCTTGATGTGtagtcattttatttcattcttctaCATTATGTcctcattcataaataatatttctcgTATAGTATATAGAGTAGTCACTTATTGTATGCACTTTTCGGTTAATTTTTGGAGATATCATTTACcattatatatttcaatttatatttgtCCGTTTCTACTTAAAATTTTCTGTTTTCGCTTAACATTAACCGATATCGCTTAAACTCTGCTTAAATGGAAGAGCACTCATTTTACATGCAAGAGACACAGGGTTTGGTCCCCCTTATCTCCAaccattattttgatttttttaattattatttttaatttttaattccacaaaacccttcttttttgtgaacattatatatttccgcttaaatttCCCCATTTACGCATAATAATTTATGTTCTCGCTTAACTTTTTTCGATTTCGTTAAAACTATATTCGTCGTCCGCTTAAGAGTAAACTATTTCGCTTAAACTTATCTGATTTCGCTTAAAATTGTTATATTTCGCTTAAACTTCTTTAATTTCGCTTACAATTATGCGATTTCGcgtaaatttttttgattttgctTAAACTTGTCCGATTTAACTTAAATTTATCCGATTTCGTTTAAAGTTGTTTGATTGAGCATAAAAGTGCCatgatttcaattaaaattatcCGATTTATACACTACAGCGATTCATTTTCGGAGAGTATGTCGCTCAACAGGGCCACATTTCCACCCCATCAACAACCTGCGGGTGTTCTATCCATCTGGCCTTCGTCAGAAGATCATGAGATTGTTTCAATGGAAGTCGGTGATCAGTTTTCTGATAGTGAACATTTTAAGGAtgcacttaggaattttgcTATCAAACACAATTTTAACTGTACATTCATCAAGAATGACAAGCAGAGAGTGACTGTCAAGTGTGCTGCTGAAGGTTGTGAATGGCGTGCCCACGCGTCCATGGAAGGTAACCACCAGACGTTTAGGATCAAGACGATGTATCCCACACACACGTGTGGTGGCAGTATTGGCACGTCCTCACATCCCAAGGCATCAAAAAAGTGGGTGAGTGCACGTGTCATACAAAAGCTGAAGGACCGTCCCCTGTATAGGGATATTGACATTCAGCGTGATATGTTGTGAGACCACGGTGTCTATTTATTCTATAAACAAGCTTGGCTAGGGAAAGAGGTCACCAAGGAGGTTCTCCATGGGAGTAAGGTGGCgagctatgatttattgatgTGGTACGCAAAGAAGGTGTTAGTGACAAACCCTGGTAGCGTTGCTATCATAGAGAATGACGGTCCCCGTTTCAAGCGTGCGTTTTTTTGCCTTCAAAGCATGTGTCATTGGTTTCAAGACAGGATGTAGGCCATTGCTATACCTAGATGGAACTTACTTGCTCGGTAAATACGGGGGCTTTGTTAGGTGCAACGGAAAAAGATGGGAACGATGGTTTCTTTCATGTGGCATTTGCAATTGTAGATAATGAAACGGATGCGAACTGGACGTGGTTCTTGTCAAAGCTTGGAGATACTATATACgatgatgatgaatatgtgaaacttattacatttatatctgataggtccaagggccttatCAATGCTATCGCGAAGGTATTCCCTTCCTCACCGCATGCATATTGTTTGCGCCACTTGGAAGCAAACTTCATGAAAGCAAATGTCAAACTTGGCAAGTCACTGAAAGAAAGGTGCTGGTCTATATTATCGAGAATTGCGTTTTCATGTGCTGAAAAAGAATTCGATGACATTGTTGCCGATCTGTTAAACACATCGGTGGATGCACATCAATGGTTGGTGCAGAAATCCGATCTGGCGCACTGGGCGAACTATATGTTCAAAGGTGAGAGATGGGGGGAGATGTACTCAAACGTGGCAGAGTCGTTTAATGCATGGATAAAAGAGGCACGCCTTCTTCTTGTCACAAACATGGTAGACTCGATAAGGTACGCACCATTTTATTTCACTTAATATTAATTGTTTCTGCTTAATATAAATAGTTTACgattaaattataacttttcagattaagtttaaattttttcgCGGATGTTTAATTGTTATCAGTTAATATTAAGATTTCTCGCTTAACTTGCATTgtttatgattaaattataataaactgATTAAGTTTCAAATGTTTCGCTTAAGTTTAATTGTTATCGCTTAAGTTACATCGTTTACGATTAAATCATAGTGTTTccgattaagttttaatattcCCGCTTATTATTTCATGACTCTTCTTTTGTACAAAGGTTTAAGCTGATGGGCATGTTGTGTCATCGACGTGAACAATCTCACAGATGGGAGAGACGTCTATGTTCTGTCATACATCAAAAGATTGAGGAACTTGTTAAATAGTATCGCAAGCTACTGGTCGGCCGTTCCGACGGTGACCATTTTGAAGTGGTTGACAAGAAGAACTACTGCATCAGTTTGAACGCTCGGACATGCTTATGTCATAGGTGGCAGGTATATGGCATTCCACGCAAACATGCATGTGCGGCAATACTACAAACAGACATAAATATTCATCGATATGTCGATGACTACTTCACAGTGGACTCTTACCGACAAGCATATGCAGAAGCCATATTCCCAGTACCAGATAATGACAAACCAGATGATATCAACCGCGAACTACTTGTGC
This portion of the Dioscorea cayenensis subsp. rotundata cultivar TDr96_F1 chromosome 3, TDr96_F1_v2_PseudoChromosome.rev07_lg8_w22 25.fasta, whole genome shotgun sequence genome encodes:
- the LOC120250246 gene encoding uncharacterized protein LOC120250246 — encoded protein: MSLNRATFPPHQQPAGVLSIWPSSEDHEIVSMEVGDQFSDSEHFKDALRNFAIKHNFNCTFIKNDKQRVTVKCAAEGCEWRAHASMEGCRPLLYLDGTYLLGKYGGFVRCNGKRWERWSKGLINAIAKVFPSSPHAYCLRHLEANFMKANVKLGKSLKERCWSILSRIAFSCAEKEFDDIVADLLNTSVDAHQWLVQKSDLAHWANYMFKGERWGEMYSNVAESFNAWIKEARLLLVTNMVDSIRWQVYGIPRKHACAAILQTDINIHRYVDDYFTVDSYRQAYAEAIFPVPDNDKPDDINRELLVHPPITKKPVGRPRQKRLESQTSIIRELRCSRWHDAGHNRRSCNASIAD